Part of the Bacteriovorax sp. Seq25_V genome, ACCCAGTTTGTGCCGTCTGCAGATCTCTCCATGGCTAATGCAGCACTTGTTTGGCGCTGAGGATAGATCTTTATGCTCTTAACTTGATTCCAGTTAAAATTAAAGATCTGTGAGTCAATGATTGAAGAGAGCTCTATCTTTTCAAATGACATCTTTAGAACATTGATATGATAAATCGCATTGTCGCCAGAGACACTTAAATAAGTTGAATTATCAATAGGGTTAACAAGACCAAACGAGAGGGTTTTAAGTTCATCATTTTTATCTTTGATTGTTAGGGTTGAGATTGGATTATCTAAAGAGAAGTTTGCTAAGTTGATCTGGTCCTTTGGGTAGATTCTTTTTATCTTGATATCTTCGAGAGTCTCAAGAATTTTATTAACGATTTCAAGATTTGCATCAATAACCCTAGGCTTACTTAGTATCCAGTTATTGCCTTCTGCTTTATTTAAAGAGAATTCATCTATCGTTGTTTTAATTTTGATTTGCGTGATGCTTTCAACATCACTTTTAGAGAAAAGAAATTGTAACTTATTTAGCTCCTTACTTGAAAGGATAGGAGCTTGAAAGAATTCGCTGATAAGAGCACCAATTACAATGAAGGTTGCAAAAATTGAAATCAGTAGGGTAGATGTACTTTTCTTCGTTAATGTTGTCATGAGAAGATTTTACTTCTTAATCATCGAGATCGTCAAAGATATCGAAGTCATCTCCA contains:
- a CDS encoding DUF4340 domain-containing protein, encoding MTTLTKKSTSTLLISIFATFIVIGALISEFFQAPILSSKELNKLQFLFSKSDVESITQIKIKTTIDEFSLNKAEGNNWILSKPRVIDANLEIVNKILETLEDIKIKRIYPKDQINLANFSLDNPISTLTIKDKNDELKTLSFGLVNPIDNSTYLSVSGDNAIYHINVLKMSFEKIELSSIIDSQIFNFNWNQVKSIKIYPQRQTSAALAMERSADGTNWVSGSMALDEEKVGEYLNELISMKSHIILDKTDDELTAELDKILSVPFFKIVIETTKNETNTYEISYFVNTLPNVKIEKKQNFIIRASNRKHPFLVNKDFMKLFYKRSNQYKGTSIKKLIY